The window ACAACGACATGCAGTGGGACTTCTGGACCCTGTCTCCTGAGACTGCCCATCAGGTCACCATCCTCATGAGCGATCGCGGGGTCCCCCGAAGCTATCGGCACATGAACGGCTACACGAGCCACACCTACATGTGGGTCAATGCCGAAGGCGAGCGCTTCTGGGTGAAATACCACTTCAAGACAGACCAGGGCATTGAGTACCTTACCCAGGAGGAGGCCGACCGGATCGCCGGCCAGGATGCCGACTACCACCGCCGCGATCTGTTTGAGGCCATCAAGCAAGGGGATCACCCCAGTTGGACCCTGAAGGTGCAGATCATGCCCTTCAAGGAGGCCGAGACCTACCGGTTCAACCCGTTTGACCTGACCAAGGTCTGGCCCCACGGCGACTACCCGGCCCAGGAAGTGGGCCGGCTCACCCTGGACCGAAATCCGAGCGATTTTCATGCGGAGATCGAGCAGGCGGCCTTCGAACCCAACAACCTCGTCCCGGGAATCGGCCCGAGCCCGGACAAGATGCTGCTCGCCCGCCTGATTTCCTATGCCGACGCCCACCGGGCACGCCTGGGGGTCAACTACCGGCAGATCCCGGTTAACCGTCCCAGGGTTCCGGTGCACAGCTACAGCAAGGGCGGCGCCATGCGGGTTGAGAACGTCTCCGATCCGGTCTACGCACCCAACTCAAAGGGCGGCCCCAAGGCCGACACCGGGCAATATCCGGAGGTGGCCACCTGGAGTGCCAGCGGCGAGTTCATCCGCGCCGCTTATACCAAGCGCAAGGATGATGACGACTTCGGCCAGCCCGGCACCCTGGTGAGAGAGGTCATGGACGACGCGCAGCGAGACCGACTGGTGTCCAATGTGGTCGGGCACTTGAAAGCCGGCGT is drawn from Deltaproteobacteria bacterium and contains these coding sequences:
- a CDS encoding catalase, which gives rise to MKDNDPKPTTTDAGIPVSSDEFSLTVGPDGPILLHDHYLMEQMASFNREMIPDRQPHAKGSGAFGHFEVTQDVSAYTKAAVFQPGEKTDVLARFSTVAGESGSPDTWRDVRGFALKFYTTQGNYDMVGNNTPVFFVRDPMKFQHFIHSQKRRAESGLRDNDMQWDFWTLSPETAHQVTILMSDRGVPRSYRHMNGYTSHTYMWVNAEGERFWVKYHFKTDQGIEYLTQEEADRIAGQDADYHRRDLFEAIKQGDHPSWTLKVQIMPFKEAETYRFNPFDLTKVWPHGDYPAQEVGRLTLDRNPSDFHAEIEQAAFEPNNLVPGIGPSPDKMLLARLISYADAHRARLGVNYRQIPVNRPRVPVHSYSKGGAMRVENVSDPVYAPNSKGGPKADTGQYPEVATWSASGEFIRAAYTKRKDDDDFGQPGTLVREVMDDAQRDRLVSNVVGHLKAGVSEPVLKRAFEYWRNIDKKIGDRIAKGVQGG